A stretch of Primulina tabacum isolate GXHZ01 chromosome 13, ASM2559414v2, whole genome shotgun sequence DNA encodes these proteins:
- the LOC142522468 gene encoding uncharacterized protein LOC142522468 has product MASGSLGRGGNSGSKGFGFGSDDILCSYEDYGSNQGGNNGTQADSFIGANSGKDVIFIVEMTMKKYSDDLMRFLEGISSRLSQLELSCYNLEKSIGEMHSDLVRDHDESETKLESLEKHIQEVHRSVQILRDKQELAVTQKELAKLQLAQKESSLPSNTQENEGKASPPPSEAKKSENSCDVHGRQQLALVPMSHQVVPQPAQAVEHQQPTTGVPSSIPSETISQAPPTFYLPSQLTNQPVLSQTSQNQYLVTQSQLQDFSRMALQPTQSQLQDFSRVAPQQAQSQLNQSSQIQSLAPYQQPWPQQQQQPVQPSIQPVMQPTIRSPSPPIYSSYLPNQSNQSPAEMIPSSIPMQVSFAVASQPGSVGPETIPYGYGAAGRPIQPHPSIQNLKVSFISQSGDGYVHSGPRPTLPPGTAFMMFDGEGGRMHNLPPQPHFHQGGYPPTSSSLNLLRVPSANMVVPHSHPHSELIEKVVSMGYRGDHVVGILQWMGENGQPIDFNSVLDRLNGHSSCGSQRTWSG; this is encoded by the exons ATGGCATCTGGGTCGTTGGGTCGAGGAGGCAATTCTGGCTCCAAAGGGTTCGGCTTCGGGTCTGATGATATCCTTTGCTCATACGAGGATTACGGCAGCAATCAGGGTGGGAATAATGGAACTCAAGCCGACTCTTTTATTGGAGCGAATTCCGGGAAG GATGttatatttattgttgaaaTGACCATGAAGAAGTACTCTGACGATCTCATGCGTTTCCTTGAGGGAATCAGCTCACGGCTGTCGCAGTTGGAATTGTCTTGCTACAATCTTGAGAAGTCTATCGGAGAAATGCATTCTGATTTAGTTCGTGATCATGATGAATCGGAGACAAAACTTGAGTCTCTGGAAAAGCACATTCAAGAG GTTCACAGGTCTGTACAAATCCTAAGGGATAAGCAGGAACTCGCTGTTACTCAGAAAGAGCTAGCTAAGCTTCAGCTTGCACAGAAGGAATCCTCGTTACCTAGTAACACTCAAGAGAATGAAGGGAAAGCTTCGCCGCCTCCCTCTGAAGCAAAGAAAAGTGAGAACTCTTGTGATGTGCATGGTAGGCAGCAATTGGCTCTTGTGCCCATGTCCCATCAGGTAGTCCCTCAACCTGCCCAAGCAGTCGAGCATCAGCAGCCTACTACAGGAGTTCCATCATCGATCCCTTCCGAAACAATTTCCCAAGCACCACCGACATTTTACTTGCCTTCTCAATTGACCAATCAGCCAGTCCTATCCCAAACATCTCAAAATCAGTATCTGGTTACACAATCTCAACTTCAAGATTTCTCTAGGATGGCGCTGCAGCCGACACAATCTCAACTTCAGGACTTCTCTAGGGTTGCGCCACAGCAGgcgcaatcccaactcaaccaGAGCTCTCAGATTCAGTCATTAGCTCCATATCAGCAACCATGGCCCCAGCAACAACAACAGCCTGTTCAACCATCCATTCAGCCAGTTATGCAACCAACTATTAGATCCCCATCACCTCCTATTTACTCGTCCTATTTGCCTAACCAATCCAATCAATCACCTGCAGAAATGATTCCCAGTAGTATACCTATGCAAGTCTCTTTTGCTGTAGCATCCCAACCTGGTTCTGTAGGTCCAGAGACAATACCTTATGGTTATGGTGCCGCAGGCAGACCGATTCAACCGCATCCTTCAATTCAAAATCTCAAGGTTAGTTTTATTTCGCAATCGGGTGACGGATATGTGCATAGTGGGCCTCGTCCAACACTTCCCCCTGGAACTGCCTTTATGATGTTTGATGGTGAAGGAGGAAGGATGCATAATCTGCCCCCACAACCTCATTTCCATCAAGGTGGTTACCCTCCTACAAGTTCCTCTCTGAACCTATTGCGTGTACCAAGTGCTAATATGGTAGTTCCTCATAGTCATCCCCACAGTGAGTTGATTGAGAAGGTGGTGAGCATGGGTTACAGGGGTGATCACGTTGTTGGCATCCTTCAGTGGATGGGGGAGAATGGTCAGCCTATTGATTTCAATTCTGTGCTCGACAGGTTGAATGGGCATTCCTCTTGTGGTTCTCAGAGAACATGGTCTGGATAA
- the LOC142523283 gene encoding uncharacterized protein LOC142523283 isoform X2: MPSGPKKRKAARKKETLGNTQSCIEDSSSKLESINENTTMPAVDDGLDSNKENSSLSVVEETDELVGNDHGEVLNSDKENPVVEAGMGLSCVDDSVVVVQEYDQALLQNMHAHQISEQLEGLKKMVFEVLCEVDKTRTTLHELLDGFTKIQQIIVEQ, translated from the exons ATGCCGTCTGGACCGAAGAAGAGGAAAGCTGCCAGGAAGAAGGAAACTCTAGGAAATACTCAATCATGTATTGAAG ACTCCAGTAGTAAACTCGAATCGATTAATGAAAACACAACAATGCCTGCAGTTGATGATGGGTTGGACTCAAACAAAGAGAATTCATCTCTTTCTGTGGTTGAAGAGACGGATGAGTTGGTTGGCAATGACCATGGCGAAGTTTTGAACTCGGATAAAGAAAACCCAGTCGTTGAAGCTGGCATGGGATTAAGCTGTGTTGACGATAGTGTTGTGGTGGTTCAAGAATATGATCAAGCTTTGTTGCAAAATATGCACGCCCACCAGATTTCAGAGCAGTTGGAAGGATTGaagaagatggtttttgaagtaCTCTGTGAAGTAGACAAAACGAGAACAACTCTTCATGAACTACTTGATGGTTTTACTAAAATTCAGCAGATTATTGTTGAGCAGTAA
- the LOC142523283 gene encoding uncharacterized protein LOC142523283 isoform X1, which produces MPSGPKKRKAARKKETLGNTQSCIEEDSSSKLESINENTTMPAVDDGLDSNKENSSLSVVEETDELVGNDHGEVLNSDKENPVVEAGMGLSCVDDSVVVVQEYDQALLQNMHAHQISEQLEGLKKMVFEVLCEVDKTRTTLHELLDGFTKIQQIIVEQ; this is translated from the exons ATGCCGTCTGGACCGAAGAAGAGGAAAGCTGCCAGGAAGAAGGAAACTCTAGGAAATACTCAATCATGTATTGAAG AAGACTCCAGTAGTAAACTCGAATCGATTAATGAAAACACAACAATGCCTGCAGTTGATGATGGGTTGGACTCAAACAAAGAGAATTCATCTCTTTCTGTGGTTGAAGAGACGGATGAGTTGGTTGGCAATGACCATGGCGAAGTTTTGAACTCGGATAAAGAAAACCCAGTCGTTGAAGCTGGCATGGGATTAAGCTGTGTTGACGATAGTGTTGTGGTGGTTCAAGAATATGATCAAGCTTTGTTGCAAAATATGCACGCCCACCAGATTTCAGAGCAGTTGGAAGGATTGaagaagatggtttttgaagtaCTCTGTGAAGTAGACAAAACGAGAACAACTCTTCATGAACTACTTGATGGTTTTACTAAAATTCAGCAGATTATTGTTGAGCAGTAA
- the LOC142522172 gene encoding plant intracellular Ras-group-related LRR protein 6 isoform X2 yields the protein MDRVLKAARASGSLNLSNRSLREVPDEVYRSLDAVGQDEKWWEAVDLQKLILAHNSIVSLKEDLRNLSSLSILNVSHNELLHLPAAIGELQMLKSLDVSFNSIVEIPEAIGSATSLIKFDCSNNQLCSLPSSLGNWVNLSEIKVSNNNISYLPAELANCSMLTKLNVEGNKLETLSNNVIASCTMLTELNASKNMLSSIPESVGCLSRLIRFELHQNRISSIPSSIKGCSSLLEFYIGCNALTSLPAEIGSLTQLGTFDLQSNQLKEFPVEACSLHLSVLDLSNNSLSGLPLEIGLMTTLRKLLLTGNPLRTLRSSLVSGPTPALLRYLRSRLPTDEESAATTSVKEDVVSMAARLSLTSKEISLTELSLDVIPSDVWKSSDITKINLSGNSIAELPLEIKSCVSLEALILSKNKIVEWPGAVLSSLPKLICLKLDGNPLKKIPSDGFAAASKLQVLDLSGTAGSLPENPEFSSLSELQELYLRRMQISAFPLDIISLQLLRILDLSQNSLQLIPAIFRHKIPM from the exons ATGGATCGAGTCCTAAAAGCTGCACGGGCATCCGGTTCTCTTAATCTTTCCAATCGCTCTCTCAG GGAAGTTCCAGATGAGGTGTACAGAAGTTTGGATGCCGTGGGTCAAGATGAGAAGTGGTGGGAG GCTGTGGATCTTCAGAAGCTGATTTTGGCGCATAATAGTATTGTATCACTGAAAGAAGACCTTAGAAATTTGTCTTCATTGTCCATATTGAATGTCAGCCACAATGAGCTTTTACACCTTCCCGCGGCTATTGGAGA ACTCCAGATGCTTAAATCGTTAGATGTATCATTTAATTCAATCGTGGAGATTCCAGAAGCAATTGGATCAGCAACCTCTCTCATTAA GTTCGACTGTTCTAACaaccaactctgctctctcccAAGTTCCCTAGGAAATTGGGTGAATTTGTCAGAGATTAAG GTATCAAACAACAATATATCTTACTTGCCAGCAGAACTAGCAAATTGTTCGATGTTAACTAAGTTGAATGTTGAG GGAAACAAGCTAGAAACACTATCCAATAATGTCATTGCATCATGCACTATGCTTACGGAACTTAATGCAT CAAAAAACATGCTAAGCAGCATTCCTGAGAGTGTTGGATGCCTTTCACGTTTAATTCGGTTTGAGCTTCACCAAAACA GAATATCCTCAATTCCATCATCAATTAAGGGTTGTTCATCCCTGTTAGAGTTTTACATAGG GTGTAACGCTTTGACTTCATTACCAGCAGAAATTGGATCATTGACTCAGTTGGGGACATTTGATTTGCAGTCAAACCAG CTGAAAGAGTTTCCTGTGGAGGCATGCAGTCTGCATCTTTCAGTTCTAGACCTGTCTAATAATTCATTATCCGGTTTGCCCCTTGAGATCG GCTTGATGACAACACTGCGCAAACTTTTACTCACTGGGAACCCACTGCGAACACTTCGGAG TTCCTTGGTATCTGGACCTACACCTGCTCTATTGAGGTATCTTCGAAGTAGACTACCAACTGATGAAG AGTCTGCAGCTACCACATCAGTGAAAGAGGATGTTGTTTCCATGGCTGCTCGATTGTCTCTGACATCAAAA GAAATTTCTTTAACTGAACTTAGTTTGGATGTGATCCCATCTGATGTATGGAAGTCAAGCGACATTACGAAGATCAATCTTTCAGGAAATTCAATTGCAGAATTACCCTTGGAAATTAAGTCCTGTGTTTCTCTTGAG GCTTTGATTCTGTCGAAGAACAAGATAGTAGAGTGGCCTGGTGCAGTTTTGTCATCACTTCCTAAACTAATATGCTTGAAACTTGATGGAAATCCACTCAAAAAG ATCCCATCAGATGGCTTTGCAGCTGCCTCCAAGCTCCAGGTTCTTGATTTGAGTGGGACTGCAGGTTCTTTACCAGAAAACCCAGAATTTTCAAGTTTATCAGAGCTGCAGGAACTTTACCTGAG ACGGATGCAAATTTCAGCATTTCCTTTGGATATAATTTCCTTACAGCTTCTAAGGATTCTTGATTTGAGTCAAAATTCCCTTCAATTGATTCCAGCA ATCTTCAGGCACAAAATTCCTATGTAG
- the LOC142522172 gene encoding plant intracellular Ras-group-related LRR protein 6 isoform X1: MDRVLKAARASGSLNLSNRSLREVPDEVYRSLDAVGQDEKWWEAVDLQKLILAHNSIVSLKEDLRNLSSLSILNVSHNELLHLPAAIGELQMLKSLDVSFNSIVEIPEAIGSATSLIKFDCSNNQLCSLPSSLGNWVNLSEIKVSNNNISYLPAELANCSMLTKLNVEGNKLETLSNNVIASCTMLTELNASKNMLSSIPESVGCLSRLIRFELHQNRISSIPSSIKGCSSLLEFYIGCNALTSLPAEIGSLTQLGTFDLQSNQLKEFPVEACSLHLSVLDLSNNSLSGLPLEIGLMTTLRKLLLTGNPLRTLRSSLVSGPTPALLRYLRSRLPTDEESAATTSVKEDVVSMAARLSLTSKEISLTELSLDVIPSDVWKSSDITKINLSGNSIAELPLEIKSCVSLEALILSKNKIVEWPGAVLSSLPKLICLKLDGNPLKKIPSDGFAAASKLQVLDLSGTAGSLPENPEFSSLSELQELYLRRMQISAFPLDIISLQLLRILDLSQNSLQLIPASIKSLTSLTELDLSDNNISAVPPELGLLEPRLQVLRLDGNPLRSIRRAILDRGTKAVLKYLKEKLVEQ, translated from the exons ATGGATCGAGTCCTAAAAGCTGCACGGGCATCCGGTTCTCTTAATCTTTCCAATCGCTCTCTCAG GGAAGTTCCAGATGAGGTGTACAGAAGTTTGGATGCCGTGGGTCAAGATGAGAAGTGGTGGGAG GCTGTGGATCTTCAGAAGCTGATTTTGGCGCATAATAGTATTGTATCACTGAAAGAAGACCTTAGAAATTTGTCTTCATTGTCCATATTGAATGTCAGCCACAATGAGCTTTTACACCTTCCCGCGGCTATTGGAGA ACTCCAGATGCTTAAATCGTTAGATGTATCATTTAATTCAATCGTGGAGATTCCAGAAGCAATTGGATCAGCAACCTCTCTCATTAA GTTCGACTGTTCTAACaaccaactctgctctctcccAAGTTCCCTAGGAAATTGGGTGAATTTGTCAGAGATTAAG GTATCAAACAACAATATATCTTACTTGCCAGCAGAACTAGCAAATTGTTCGATGTTAACTAAGTTGAATGTTGAG GGAAACAAGCTAGAAACACTATCCAATAATGTCATTGCATCATGCACTATGCTTACGGAACTTAATGCAT CAAAAAACATGCTAAGCAGCATTCCTGAGAGTGTTGGATGCCTTTCACGTTTAATTCGGTTTGAGCTTCACCAAAACA GAATATCCTCAATTCCATCATCAATTAAGGGTTGTTCATCCCTGTTAGAGTTTTACATAGG GTGTAACGCTTTGACTTCATTACCAGCAGAAATTGGATCATTGACTCAGTTGGGGACATTTGATTTGCAGTCAAACCAG CTGAAAGAGTTTCCTGTGGAGGCATGCAGTCTGCATCTTTCAGTTCTAGACCTGTCTAATAATTCATTATCCGGTTTGCCCCTTGAGATCG GCTTGATGACAACACTGCGCAAACTTTTACTCACTGGGAACCCACTGCGAACACTTCGGAG TTCCTTGGTATCTGGACCTACACCTGCTCTATTGAGGTATCTTCGAAGTAGACTACCAACTGATGAAG AGTCTGCAGCTACCACATCAGTGAAAGAGGATGTTGTTTCCATGGCTGCTCGATTGTCTCTGACATCAAAA GAAATTTCTTTAACTGAACTTAGTTTGGATGTGATCCCATCTGATGTATGGAAGTCAAGCGACATTACGAAGATCAATCTTTCAGGAAATTCAATTGCAGAATTACCCTTGGAAATTAAGTCCTGTGTTTCTCTTGAG GCTTTGATTCTGTCGAAGAACAAGATAGTAGAGTGGCCTGGTGCAGTTTTGTCATCACTTCCTAAACTAATATGCTTGAAACTTGATGGAAATCCACTCAAAAAG ATCCCATCAGATGGCTTTGCAGCTGCCTCCAAGCTCCAGGTTCTTGATTTGAGTGGGACTGCAGGTTCTTTACCAGAAAACCCAGAATTTTCAAGTTTATCAGAGCTGCAGGAACTTTACCTGAG ACGGATGCAAATTTCAGCATTTCCTTTGGATATAATTTCCTTACAGCTTCTAAGGATTCTTGATTTGAGTCAAAATTCCCTTCAATTGATTCCAGCA AGCATAAAAAGCCTGACTTCTCTTACAGAGCTTGACCTTTCAGACAATAATATTTCTGCAGTTCCACCAGAACTG GGTTTGCTCGAACCCAGGCTGCAGGTGTTAAGACTTGATGGAAACCCATTGAGAAG CATTCGGAGGGCGATTTTGGACAGAGGAACAAAAGCTGtcttgaaatatttgaaggagAAACTTGTTGAGCAATAA
- the LOC142522077 gene encoding uncharacterized protein LOC142522077, which produces MKKSGIFAASVAAASATAISNSCSSSSKIHFPHEDCFERKSNENSAVQGASSSDKFAPRFDGLRFIETLVTAHR; this is translated from the exons ATGAAGAAATCAGGAATCTTCGCAGCTTCTGTTGCCGCTGCTTCCGCAACTGCCATCTCCAATTCTTGTTCATCCTCCTCAAAAATTCACTTTCCTCATGAG GATTGTTTCGAAAGGAAAAGTAACGAGAATTCAGCAGTGCAGGGCGCCTCGTCTTCGGATAAATTTGCGCCCAGGTTTGATGGGCTGAGATTCATAGAGACTCTGGTCACTGCTCATAGATAA